The genomic stretch GCAAACTCGTCGTACGAAGTcgtaatgaataaataatcgtataaGTAACGTAAATATCTACGTAATTTCGTTTGTAAATATCTACGTAAAATCttgtttgtaaatatttatatatagtttttcgaagatacataataaacaattcatctataaaatttatatacattcgtTCAAGTAGATTTTCGTATAAGATTTTCAAGAAAACGAAGGAACGTAACTGCATGTTCGATGTAATAACAGTGTAACTCAATTGAACATAAAGGTCGAAAGAATACGCTTAATTGACATGCACTGTCAAGCACCACTGTCAagcaatttttattgttttaggCTCACATTCTGAATTGAGTCTCGAAGTGAAGGGTTAATGTCACTTATAAATAAGAGCAACGATCTTTTTTAAACAATCGTAagaatttcgatcgattatatcttcatttattatagTACAATTAAATAGTTTGGATGGCATTTTTGagtaattgttaattaaattactttaatatatattcaacttattttttaaaatactttttttttctttctatatttcattcatttatattttaattcactTGACTTTAATTTTCccaaataagtataattatccGGAAGAAGAAGCTCGATTTTGTTTGGAAGTATTTTTAATTGACACACACATGTGTCTGATTCCTTTTACCATTTCGTTTCAAACAGGAAAGTGCCTCGAGCTACATCAGCGAAAGTTCGTTCTGATCTACACCGATTTTCAAAACGAAAGGttcacttttttttgttctttttttctccttctttaattttattccgtCGTTtcactttatctttttcaattcATTCTATTTTGTGGTCATAATGTTTGTTCACAATCACTGTAATTATATGGTACCATTATTTTCTACTGCAAACACatctataaattaaataaatttaaaaatgaaaacttaataaaaagaaaaaaaatttcagagATCGTGAACATTTATTATGTATGCAGATCGTAAGAGTTAATTATTGGTTGCGTTAAACGTCGTCGAACATCGAAGTTTTATTACTCTGCCTCTTGGGCTTCATCCGCAATCCAATACGttcgatgataaattaaaaaatgagatttttatgaaagtaacatttacgaaaaataaatgttagatCAATAACGATCGATTAACGTAAAATTCTTACACGtaaatttgtttttgaaactgtattgttatcgttaacggataattaatttaattaaaaagataattgaattttcatGAGACATAAAGATCGATTGAGTTCATATTTCGTTGTTTCGATACGacgtgtaaaaaataaaagtgatatCCGGTTTATTATCCCGCAAAACTTGTAGGGCCCAGAAGTACGAAACGAGTTCTTCATTTGGGTCCATGGAGTCGCATCAACATTGTCAAATACGCAAGGTCGATCTCTTTACGTGGGCGACCTTGCTATGAAGATACAACTTATTGGCTTGCATACTtgcttataaaaatatctctgATGAGGCTATGAAAATTTTCTCATTCTAAAATTAGAAACAAtgtcgaaatattattaaacagaAAGAACcttataatttgattttgattttctttgcTTGAAAATATCTAGGtgtttaaatatacattaaatatatgtatgtatgtgtacatgtgtatatatatatatatatatatatatatatatatatatatttatatatatatatataatgtattacgATCAATTTGTGATGCGTTACACGATTTATTTTGTACACACATGATGATATaatgtatatgaaatatattatattataaatatttacgatgCATTATATCAGTCatattataggaataatacttaaaataaaaaaataattttaccaaaatatattatcgaaatcctaaagaaaaaaatttccattttaccacaaatattttcaattttcacttTCAATTCTCACCCTTGAACACGAAGTGTTTCGTAATTTTTCATTGCAGGTAAGAAAGGCAATTCGTAAAAGTCCTTCGAGATCGCAACTCTGAATTCTTTGCGGTGTATCAATCGAAACGCACAGTGGCACGCATGAAACAGAGCGCTATTTTCACGTAACAACGATGACAGATGGACGTTGAGATAAAGAGCTGAACGAATTGATTCTAACTTATCGTAcgatcattcttattattatcagtcaCAAGGTCTTCGTGACGTATTATTCAACGCCATATTTATGTTCTATTTTTCTCATCGTATTAactaaaaataagaaaaataaatccttataaaaatatgggttttaagagtatatatatatatatatatatatatatatatatatatatatatatatctttttaaaaccCTACAGATGTGAAAAATGCGATTGATcttattccattttatttataaaatattctttttattaaaaattttatttaatatataataggtaaatcgtgaaatcgtgaaagaacctcgagaagataaaaatagaatgcTAAAGTATAATTCGTCAATAAAGATACACCGTATGTGTTTCTTCGATACGTCTCATTAACCTAAGGGATCGTTAATTGAATGTTACCAAGACAAAAGATATACTCTCGGTCGGTCAAATAAGGTTTGAAAATGAAAGCAAATGTCTGAAGAACAAGAAACAGGATCACAGCGAAAAAAAGTATGTCGAAACGTACAGTGGTCCACCCACAACGAGTTAATCATGTCAAGGACCAATCGagccttctctttttccactCGTACATCGagagtatatacatatcctCTTAAAACCCTACAGATGTGAAAAACGCGATTGATCTTATTCTGTACTTGGACCAATTATCGGCTTTGCGGCAAACAACTTGCTCGAATCTCGATCATCAACAAAAGGCATTATCGGCACTTTACGTTGAGTGTCGAGAGATtcgaaatctctctctttctttctctctttttttaatactgaAGTTATAAAGTCGAGTATCATATAACATATCACTCCGACGATGTGGGTATTGCATTTGCATAATAATTAGTGAATCATTGATtaagattaattttctttttctttttactttcataaaataaattgtttatttcttgTAATCTTATCACGATATATGATCATTCCATTAAACTGTAACTTCAGTTCTGTTCGTAAATTTTTCTGCATCGATCGTGAAGGATTTAATAAtctaatatcgtaaatatgttaaaaacttggtcacacatacacacacacacacacacacataaacattcaagagagaaatataatccAAATATACGGCGAATGTGATAGTTAACTTATGGAATGTCATGTGAAAAAGGATTTTGCAATCGCGTAACTTGGGTGGATATAACAATGATCGACGTTCGATCTATAAGTAACATTTAAACTGCCTGAACGTGCCCTCAGGATCACTATGAACGGTGTTTTGCCTTACGGCTTAGTGATATATAACTTTAACTATAATTTTTAGCGTTTGAGGCGGGGTTGAGAAATTCGAGCGGATAAAATGGGGATTGCGTGAAAAAGTGAATAAGGAAAGGTGATCAATGTCCAaagattatatttcttctacGAATTCAGATATTGCtgaaatattatgtatataaataaagaaaaagaaatatttattccaGAAACCTTGGCGCAAACAAATCCGACGATTTTTTTGTCATGTTCATATGCATCATAGCGAATCAGGAATCTCTCAATGGTAATTCTTACGACGagacattaataatacataagttTCAATGATGCCGACGTTATCGTCATCTTAAATGCTATCTCCTTTACGGTAGATTACGATGGCTTGTAGTTTCGCTCTTTGAGTTCGATCGTTATCGAAAAAGATCAGAATCATTCGCGGGTCATCGCTTCTATGGGGATCGTTCTATGGGGATTGAAAGATAGCCAGATTTGTTTGTTTCACCGCCATTTTGGCCACACCCCGAAActcaacttttctctcttgcctttcccttttctctatctttctctctttctctttttctcactttttgtGATCATGAAGAAATGATATCGATATAGTCGTGAAACCAAAGATTATCAAAATCGGAAAGCCTCGTAAATTATTCTCGAAACTGATCTCGTGAAAAAGATTGAATTCGTAGATAAGGATAACGACgaggaaaatattcttttcctttcttttcatagAAACAGTCTATTcgatgagaaaaatatattccacGATAGGAGTTGAGAaatgttaagaaaaagaaaaaagagggaataaaaattgttatgatGATTCATGGTTCGATCAAGGACTatggagaaaggagagaaataaaatgaaaataagggTGCACAAGTTTCTCAATAGAGTTTAAAGTATTCAcattactaattattatttactgatatttattttatttaaagaatttgtataatattctaCAATATCTATTGAgattaattctatttaaaaatcgtGCAAGTGTCATACGTGTAATTTAAAGCAACGATAGGAAaagtttcaattttaataaatggaTGCTAATAGAAGCATTTTTAAAAGCTCTATTTATTGTGTTTATCTACTAAcagtaaaataaatgtataatctTATTGTCGATAAGATAGTATAACTGTTGTAATTGACTGTTAGCAAGATTTCATAGATCAATTGTCGATAAGATAGagttgcaataaaaaaaagagtttcTGAAGATGTCGCCactaaataattctaattactCTATTTTGATAGCGCATGTGCGaagtttcttttactttcataCGACCAAACAGTATCTTCGTTCTCTCAGTTCTCTAGTGGCCGGTTTGAGAAGGACTGCTACCGGAGTAAAACAGTTCTTGTTcgcaaattttttcattagcGCTTGCGCTCCACATTTAGAACAAGAATTTGCGTCGCTAACGACTAACAATGTCGTATTGCACGCGAATTATCAGTGTACAGGTATGCGTcgtctttttaatttacaatcaatgagcaaaacaaaaagaacttTGAGGAGATATTATCGGTTCAACTATGGCTTGACGATGGAAATAAGTTTGCATGAGAATATTTGATTGATGAGCTTTTCGAACTTGTTCTCTTGACCTCTTTCTTTTGAGAGGTCATTAGTGACattaaaatagtattaaatgTTAAATCAACGATGACcaatacgaacgataaatcgAGATCCTTCGGGAATAAATCCTCCATATTGAaccgattaattattttctaaattatatagatttgttttatttattgaattttcatattttaatacatcgaataattatttaattttaaagtgAAATAGAACGTTCGAAgaacgagaaataaaagaattctgTTTTGTCATGTGACATTGTCACAATTCACTTTAATCTTAAAATGCTGATTGTTTTTAACTGACAAGTTAAATACATTTTGTTTGtgtattacgaaaataattgttGTCTTTTTGTTATgcatattaattatctttctttgaataaaaattatttgaaaataaaatttatcttattcTCGAAGATTCATTATATAATCGAGATATAAaagtcgtatatatatacatattgtgcCCTTGCTATATTTCTAGGTTATAATTTTGAACATTTTTATAGTGTATCGTTCATTGGCGCGTTAAATGAATGAGACTTTCCCCTTTCTCATTTCGGAGAACGTTCGCGGAATATAACGCAAGTTTCTTATGTAATATGTACGCTTTCATGAAAGATAAGACTTTATTAGATATTCTTCAATGGCGTATCGAtctaaataaagatatattatcatgattaaatagaatttaagCTGAatgatgaaatttttattacaacaataatcatttataaattgtggaatttctttttcttattgttatcttcTTCAATCATTTTGTTTGATATCTGTTATAGGAAAttgcattataaatatatttctttaataaatcttatagataatttaagtaaataattttttatttaagattatcttaaaaaatatgtaatatcatGCATAATAATTTTGCATTATGAGGATGTTGACATCGTATATTTGATGTAGTCTTATTCTATTAATAGCATAATAGACAATATAGCAgacaaaattatatgaattccTACATACCAAAGGATgttgtaatttaaatattgacaATGAGATTTATATTGTGTATTCAAGTTGattaaattcttctttctattcataTCACAATAGAATATCATATTTCATAAGCTTTCAACCCTTATTAAGCACAAATATATTgcaattgataataaaaatgtattcatTTCAGAAATTCGCTATCTTTGCGACAGACATCCAACAAAGATGCTTCAGTGCAAGTCCTTTAAGCTTTGGTGCTGCCAAAGTAGCTATGTCaaaattcgataaaacaaACTACTTACCATATGAAAAATTAGAGGACACTCTCAAGATCGTTAAAAAAAggtacatattaattttaaatttgatttaatcaattatttgattatttgattaaattcatataaacTATGTAAACggtaatttctttctttgataataattaaacattatcACAGATTAAACCGGCCATTGACATTatctgaaaaaatattatactctCATCTTGATGAACCCGATAAACAAGACATTGTGCGTGGTACAAGTTATCTTAGATTACGCCCAGATCGTGTTGCAATGCAAGATGCTACTGCACAGATGGCCATGTTGCAGTTCATTAGTTCtggtaaattttatttatcaatttttaaatgatggttttatttattttaattaggtGGAAGGCTGAGTATCAGATGAGTGTTATATAATACTCAAATTcagaatataaacttttaGTACTTAGTAATCTCTTAGTTAAAACTGCTctagcattttttttttttttataggtttACCAAAAGTAGCAGTCCCATCAACCATTCATTGTGATCACTTAATTGAAGCTCAGATTGGTGGTGTAGAAGATTTAAAACGAGCAAAGGATCTCAACAAAGAGGTCTACAACTTTTTAAAAACAGCTGGTGCTAAATATGGAGTTGGTTTTTGGAATCCTGGTTCGGGTATCATTCATCAGATTATTTTGGAGAATTATGCCTTTCCTGGACTTTTAATGATCGGTACTGATTCTCATACACCAAATGGAGGCGGTTTGGGATGCCTATGTATAGGCGTGGGTGGTGCTGATGCTGTTGATGTAATGGCAAATATACCATGGGAATTAAAATGTCCTAAGGTTATTGGAGTTAAATTGACAGGAAATTTAAAAGGATGGACCAGTCCAAAGGATATTATCTTAAAGGTAGCTGGTATCCTCACTGTTAAAGGAGGTACAGGTGCCATCGTCGAATATTTCGGACCTGGTGTCGACAGTATCAGCTGTACTGGAATGGCTACAATTTGTAACATGGGTGCTGAGATTGGAGCTACTACGTCTGTGTTCccttataattatcgtatgCAAGATTATCTTAAAGCAACGGGTCGTGGTGAAATAGCCAAGGAAGCCgataaatacaaagaaaaacttCTGACTGCTGATTCAGGCGCTAATTATGATCAGATTGTCGAATTGGATCTTTCCACCTTAGAACCTCATGTTAATGGACCATTTACACCTGATCTTGCTCATCCTATTTCTAAATTGggtattgattatatattttatattttaattcgttcatatatatatatacatataaagttCTCGTTTAATATAATCTTGTTTCAGGTGAAACTGCTAAAAAGAATGGTTGGCCCAATGAAATCAAAGTTGGTCTTATCGGCTCCTGTACAAATAGTTCATACGAAGATATGGGTCGTTGTGCTAATATTGCTAAACAAGCTATAAAACACGGATTGAAAGCAAAATCTGCATTCAATGTCACACCAGGATCCGAACAAATTCGTGCTACAATAGAACGCGATGGAATTGTAAGCTATTTTTTGACTCACGTTACGAATCGTTACtcaatcaatattttaaaattagttTTGTTACCAATATCGAATCTCTTtaagaaagattattattagtttaaatgaaatcttaattctaatattatgataaagcATATGAATGtgatttattacatttttaaatattgatccCTAAACCcagtaaaagaatttttatcattttaataatattcttattataacatGGGTTGTGTGTGGGGATTTCTGAATCCGTGCCAAATGTCGATACACATAtctacttatattatatttacttattttgttatctttaattGCGTGACTTGCATCAATTCTTAATCTAGATcacatgaatataataaaaaagaaaacgaaataaaaaacaaaaagagacaTTTCCATAATGTTATGTTTTGTTTTAGGCAAAGATTCTTCGCGATTTTGGTGGTACCGTACTTGCTAATGCTTGCGGACCTTGTATTGGACAATGGGATCGCAAGGACATTAAAAAAGGGGATAAGAATACTATTGTTACAtcttataatcgtaattttaCAGGACGTAATGATGCCAATCCTGCTACTCATGCATTTGTTACAAGTCCAGAACTCGTCACTGCCCTGTCTATTGCTGGTAGATTAGACTTTAATCCAGTGAAAGAtaaattgaaaggaaaagatggcaaagaatttcttttggaTGATCCTTTCGGTcagttacatatatttattgattttttgtaTAATCGTTTAAGCGAATATTAAATAACGTATCAAATGTaacttattatattacttgCGAGTTTCACCAGTAAgaaatttctataatttttataataagcAATCCATTTCAGCATATATCTTCTAAGTATGCATGCattgcaaataataatattgacagaGTGTAAATTGTTGATTATCTCTAAATGcctaatttataattaatcaataatttcttGATAAATTGCTAATTAATCTTTCGACACATTAacacatattattttaatgtatagGCGATGAACTTCCCAATCGTGGATTTGACCCTGGCTTAGACACATATGATGCACCTCCCTCAGATGGTAGCAAAGTAAAAGTTGATGTAGATGTAAAAAGTCAAAGATTACAATTACTAGAACCATTTGACAAATGGGATGGCAAAGATCTTTCAGAGATGACAATCCTTattaaagtaaaaggaaaatgcACCACTGATCATATTTCAGCAGCAGGACCTTGGTTAAAATATCGTGGTCATTTGGACAACATTTCCAACAATATGTTCATTGGgttagtattatatttatatgataaaaacgataattcatcaattatatttgctaatttcacattattattttcaattcttaGAGCTGTCAACTCGGAAAATggtgaaatgaataaaataaaaaatcaattaacggGTGAATGGGGTGCAGTGCCTGATGTAGCAAGGCATTATAAGAAAAACGGAGTAAAATGGGTTGCTGTAGGTGATGAAAATTACGGTGAGGGATCTTCTCGCGAACATGCTGCACTTGAACCACGCCATTTAGGAGGCCgcgctattatcgtaaaaagttTCGCACGTATTCACGAAACGAATTTGAAAAAACAGGGATTACTTCCTTTAACATTTGCTAATCCAAGCGATTACGATAAAATACAACCTACAGATAAAGTCACTCTTCTTGGTCTGAAAGATTTAGCTCCTGGCAAGGTATCCActgataagataaaataaaaatgtttcgtaCATTAATCAACAACAActaaatttgatattattttatttttgcagtCTGTGAAAGCCGAGATCAAGCACAAAGATGGAAAAGTTGATGTAATTAGTTTAAATCATACGATGAACGAACAACAAATAGATTGGTTCAAGGCTGGTTCCGCTTTGAATCGTATGAAAGAAATTGCGGCAGGAAAATaagatcattattttcttctaagaAAAAGCGAATATAAAGTATCAACTGGAGAAACgtacataattttaattagttACGGGTAGATCGTTTGTAAGCCGCTCGAAAATTGTTCAATTTTGCaacattattgttttcataggCTTACTTTCATTAAATTGTTTCAGAAAATTTACGCGATGATCATGCAACATTTCGACTTCATTAATGTAGAAATGCACAACTTAATTGTTACTTCCATTTCCAGGATATTTTAAAGCTtagaatgaattattaatcaatCTGATCCATAGATACTAAGCAACAAATGTAtctatagaattttattttggggccggggggagggggaagatAGGATGatcaata from Vespa crabro chromosome 6, iyVesCrab1.2, whole genome shotgun sequence encodes the following:
- the LOC124425175 gene encoding probable aconitate hydratase, mitochondrial isoform X1; the encoded protein is MSYCTRIISVQKFAIFATDIQQRCFSASPLSFGAAKVAMSKFDKTNYLPYEKLEDTLKIVKKRLNRPLTLSEKILYSHLDEPDKQDIVRGTSYLRLRPDRVAMQDATAQMAMLQFISSGLPKVAVPSTIHCDHLIEAQIGGVEDLKRAKDLNKEVYNFLKTAGAKYGVGFWNPGSGIIHQIILENYAFPGLLMIGTDSHTPNGGGLGCLCIGVGGADAVDVMANIPWELKCPKVIGVKLTGNLKGWTSPKDIILKVAGILTVKGGTGAIVEYFGPGVDSISCTGMATICNMGAEIGATTSVFPYNYRMQDYLKATGRGEIAKEADKYKEKLLTADSGANYDQIVELDLSTLEPHVNGPFTPDLAHPISKLGETAKKNGWPNEIKVGLIGSCTNSSYEDMGRCANIAKQAIKHGLKAKSAFNVTPGSEQIRATIERDGIAKILRDFGGTVLANACGPCIGQWDRKDIKKGDKNTIVTSYNRNFTGRNDANPATHAFVTSPELVTALSIAGRLDFNPVKDKLKGKDGKEFLLDDPFGDELPNRGFDPGLDTYDAPPSDGSKVKVDVDVKSQRLQLLEPFDKWDGKDLSEMTILIKVKGKCTTDHISAAGPWLKYRGHLDNISNNMFIGAVNSENGEMNKIKNQLTGEWGAVPDVARHYKKNGVKWVAVGDENYGEGSSREHAALEPRHLGGRAIIVKSFARIHETNLKKQGLLPLTFANPSDYDKIQPTDKVTLLGLKDLAPGKSVKAEIKHKDGKVDVISLNHTMNEQQIDWFKAGSALNRMKEIAAGK
- the LOC124425175 gene encoding aconitate hydratase, mitochondrial-like isoform X2, encoding MQDATAQMAMLQFISSGLPKVAVPSTIHCDHLIEAQIGGVEDLKRAKDLNKEVYNFLKTAGAKYGVGFWNPGSGIIHQIILENYAFPGLLMIGTDSHTPNGGGLGCLCIGVGGADAVDVMANIPWELKCPKVIGVKLTGNLKGWTSPKDIILKVAGILTVKGGTGAIVEYFGPGVDSISCTGMATICNMGAEIGATTSVFPYNYRMQDYLKATGRGEIAKEADKYKEKLLTADSGANYDQIVELDLSTLEPHVNGPFTPDLAHPISKLGETAKKNGWPNEIKVGLIGSCTNSSYEDMGRCANIAKQAIKHGLKAKSAFNVTPGSEQIRATIERDGIAKILRDFGGTVLANACGPCIGQWDRKDIKKGDKNTIVTSYNRNFTGRNDANPATHAFVTSPELVTALSIAGRLDFNPVKDKLKGKDGKEFLLDDPFGDELPNRGFDPGLDTYDAPPSDGSKVKVDVDVKSQRLQLLEPFDKWDGKDLSEMTILIKVKGKCTTDHISAAGPWLKYRGHLDNISNNMFIGAVNSENGEMNKIKNQLTGEWGAVPDVARHYKKNGVKWVAVGDENYGEGSSREHAALEPRHLGGRAIIVKSFARIHETNLKKQGLLPLTFANPSDYDKIQPTDKVTLLGLKDLAPGKSVKAEIKHKDGKVDVISLNHTMNEQQIDWFKAGSALNRMKEIAAGK